In Priestia megaterium NBRC 15308 = ATCC 14581, the following proteins share a genomic window:
- a CDS encoding D-alanine--D-alanine ligase, with translation MKIKLGLLYGGKSAEHKVSLQTALAVSKAINHDKYEVHPIYITETGKWIRGTQLTGPLETVAQLEIQDNGTAISPVSLNTEMFALTDSKTDDQLDVIFPLLHGPNGEDGTVQGLLELLNIPYVGNGVLASAAGMDKVVMKQLFAQAGLPQVEYVSFIRREWEADRTAAYEKVETLGYPCFVKPANLGSSVGISKCDNRDELEAAFVEAFLFDRKIIVEAAAIGREVEIGVLGNDDAACSVVGEILPKKAFYDYKAKYEDGDTGLIIPAEITEEQHQEMSALAIKAFKAIDGSGLVRADFFLTSEGKFIINEVNTMPGFTPFSMFPLLWKHAGVEYPDLIEKLVSLAIERHTEKQQIKHTM, from the coding sequence GTGAAAATTAAGCTTGGCCTTTTATACGGAGGAAAATCCGCTGAACATAAAGTATCTTTACAAACAGCTCTAGCAGTTTCAAAAGCAATTAATCACGATAAATATGAAGTGCATCCAATTTACATTACAGAAACAGGAAAGTGGATTCGCGGCACACAGCTGACTGGTCCGCTTGAAACGGTTGCTCAATTAGAAATTCAAGATAATGGAACTGCTATTTCACCAGTTTCATTGAATACGGAAATGTTTGCATTAACAGATTCAAAAACAGATGATCAGCTAGATGTTATTTTCCCACTTCTTCATGGTCCAAATGGAGAAGATGGTACGGTACAAGGATTATTAGAATTATTGAATATTCCTTATGTTGGAAACGGCGTATTAGCTTCAGCAGCTGGTATGGATAAAGTTGTAATGAAGCAGCTGTTTGCACAGGCAGGTCTCCCTCAAGTAGAGTACGTATCATTTATCCGCCGCGAGTGGGAAGCAGATCGAACAGCTGCTTATGAAAAAGTAGAAACACTTGGATACCCTTGCTTTGTTAAACCAGCAAATTTAGGTTCAAGCGTTGGGATTAGCAAATGTGATAACCGCGACGAGTTAGAAGCAGCATTTGTTGAAGCTTTCTTATTCGATCGGAAAATCATTGTAGAAGCAGCAGCAATTGGTCGTGAAGTTGAAATTGGTGTGTTAGGTAATGATGATGCAGCTTGTTCAGTAGTTGGAGAAATCTTACCTAAAAAAGCGTTTTACGATTACAAAGCCAAATATGAAGACGGCGATACAGGCCTTATTATTCCAGCTGAAATTACAGAAGAACAGCATCAAGAAATGTCAGCACTAGCAATCAAAGCATTTAAAGCAATTGATGGATCTGGTCTTGTACGTGCAGATTTCTTCTTAACATCAGAAGGTAAATTCATTATTAATGAAGTGAATACAATGCCTGGTTTTACACCTTTCAGTATGTTCCCGTTATTGTGGAAACACGCAGGTGTTGAATATCCAGATTTAATCGAAAAACTTGTATCACTAGCAATTGAACGTCATACCGAAAAGCAGCAAATTAAACACACAATGTAA
- a CDS encoding UDP-N-acetylmuramoyl-tripeptide--D-alanyl-D-alanine ligase: MIKRTLTQLATMIPGSIFHSGNEAAVIEGVSIDTRTIQQGNLYIPIKGERFNGHAFVHKAIENGALATLWNKDEENPPTDISVILVDDTLEALQQLAKSYRHELDIKVVGITGSNGKTTAKDMVKAVLDTTYRVLKTDGNFNNHIGMPLTILRLDETHDIAVLEMGMSSRGEIEFLSNLAEPDVAIITNIGESHLQDLGSRDGIAEAKLEITSGLAPTGQLVYNGDEPLLTSRVVNPVFETVTFGSSEQNDLYPSAISAEELGTTFTVSRETTYPFFIPVLGKHNVHNALSAIAVGHYFGLDNETIAKGLKELKLTNMRMELVKRTDGLTFINDAYNASPTSVKAAITLMHDLEGYKQKILVLGDMLELGDQEKEFHKEVGEFIQAEKIDYVLTYGPLSVEIEQGAKNNFAEDKVMHFEEKDELVKKLTAITTREDVVLVKASRGMKLEEVISKMMHKLP; the protein is encoded by the coding sequence ATGATTAAACGTACGCTTACACAGTTAGCTACAATGATTCCAGGAAGTATATTTCATAGTGGAAACGAAGCAGCTGTAATTGAGGGAGTCTCAATTGATACGAGAACCATTCAGCAAGGTAATTTATATATCCCAATTAAAGGGGAACGTTTTAACGGGCATGCATTTGTTCATAAAGCAATTGAAAACGGAGCGCTCGCTACACTGTGGAACAAAGATGAAGAAAATCCACCGACAGACATTAGTGTTATTTTAGTCGATGATACGCTAGAAGCTCTTCAGCAATTAGCGAAATCCTATCGTCACGAGTTAGATATTAAAGTAGTGGGCATTACAGGAAGTAACGGAAAAACAACAGCAAAAGACATGGTGAAAGCTGTGCTCGATACAACTTACCGCGTTCTGAAAACAGATGGAAACTTTAATAATCATATTGGTATGCCGCTTACTATTTTGCGTTTAGATGAAACTCATGATATTGCAGTTTTAGAAATGGGCATGAGCAGCCGAGGGGAAATTGAGTTTCTTTCTAATTTAGCGGAGCCTGATGTGGCCATTATTACAAATATCGGAGAATCGCACCTTCAAGACTTAGGAAGCCGTGATGGAATTGCGGAGGCAAAATTAGAAATTACAAGCGGCTTAGCGCCAACAGGTCAGCTTGTCTATAATGGTGATGAGCCACTTTTAACGTCGCGCGTTGTTAATCCAGTATTTGAAACGGTGACATTTGGCAGCTCAGAACAAAACGATTTGTATCCAAGTGCTATTTCAGCTGAAGAGTTAGGCACAACATTCACTGTTTCACGTGAAACAACATATCCATTCTTTATTCCGGTATTAGGTAAACATAATGTTCACAATGCGCTTTCTGCTATTGCGGTAGGTCATTATTTTGGACTAGACAATGAAACAATCGCTAAGGGATTAAAAGAATTAAAACTAACCAATATGCGTATGGAGCTCGTGAAACGAACAGATGGCCTGACCTTCATTAATGACGCATATAACGCAAGCCCAACGTCCGTTAAAGCTGCTATCACGTTGATGCATGATTTAGAAGGCTATAAGCAAAAAATTCTTGTTCTCGGGGATATGCTTGAATTAGGCGATCAGGAAAAAGAGTTCCACAAAGAAGTGGGAGAGTTTATTCAAGCAGAAAAAATTGATTATGTTCTAACATACGGCCCCTTATCTGTTGAAATTGAGCAAGGAGCAAAAAATAATTTTGCAGAAGATAAGGTAATGCACTTTGAGGAGAAAGATGAGCTTGTTAAAAAATTAACAGCGATTACAACAAGAGAAGATGTGGTTTTAGTGAAAGCATCTCGAGGCATGAAGCTTGAGGAAGTTATCTCAAAAATGATGCATAAATTACCGTGA
- a CDS encoding DEAD/DEAH box helicase, with protein MALFQDLGLSQQLNKAVSKMGFEEATPIQSETIPLALEGHDLIGQAQTGTGKTAAFGIPLIEKVDVNVDAIQGLIIAPTRELAVQVSEELYKIGQTKRVRVLSIYGGQDISRQIRALKKHPHIIVGTPGRMLDHINRRTLRLQDVHTVILDEADEMLNMGFIEDIEKILSNVPENHQTLLFSATMPTPIRRIAEKFMNEPKVVKVQAKEVTMPNITQYYLEVQEKRKFDILTRLLDMQSPELAIIFGRTKRRVDELSEALNMRGYSAQGIHGDLTQSKRLSVLRQFKEGSIDVLVATDVAARGLDISGVTHVYNFDIPQDPESYVHRIGRTGRAGKMGAAMTFVTPRETGQLHNIERTTKRKMERLTPPTLDEAMEGQQRIAADKLTESVTQGNLSYYKQLAEELLEEHDSVSLVAAAIKLFTKEPNESPIQLTAEPPVIAKGDKNKRGNGGGRSRSNSKNYSQQNRRGNSKRFGDKRRGGSNGSDNRNRNSSSNRKDSRSKA; from the coding sequence TTGGCATTATTTCAAGATTTAGGATTAAGTCAACAGCTTAATAAAGCTGTGAGTAAAATGGGTTTTGAAGAAGCAACACCAATTCAATCAGAAACTATCCCATTAGCACTAGAAGGTCACGATTTGATCGGACAAGCACAAACAGGAACAGGGAAAACAGCGGCATTTGGTATTCCTCTTATTGAAAAAGTTGATGTAAACGTAGATGCAATTCAAGGGTTAATTATTGCTCCTACTCGTGAACTTGCTGTACAGGTATCTGAAGAACTTTACAAAATTGGTCAAACAAAGCGCGTACGCGTGCTATCAATTTACGGTGGTCAAGATATCAGTCGTCAAATTCGTGCATTGAAAAAGCACCCTCATATCATCGTAGGGACACCAGGGCGTATGCTAGATCATATTAATCGTCGTACACTTCGTCTACAAGATGTTCATACAGTTATTTTAGATGAAGCAGATGAAATGTTAAACATGGGATTCATCGAAGACATTGAAAAAATCTTATCAAACGTACCTGAGAACCACCAAACACTTTTATTCTCAGCAACAATGCCTACTCCAATCCGTCGCATTGCTGAAAAATTCATGAACGAACCAAAAGTGGTAAAAGTACAAGCAAAAGAAGTAACGATGCCAAACATTACGCAGTATTATTTAGAAGTACAAGAAAAGCGTAAATTTGATATCCTTACTCGTCTTTTAGATATGCAATCACCTGAATTAGCTATCATCTTTGGTCGTACAAAGCGCCGTGTAGATGAGTTATCAGAAGCATTAAATATGCGTGGTTATTCTGCACAAGGTATCCATGGTGACTTGACGCAATCGAAACGTCTATCTGTACTACGTCAATTTAAAGAAGGTTCTATTGATGTATTAGTTGCAACGGACGTAGCTGCACGCGGACTTGATATTTCTGGTGTTACTCATGTATACAACTTTGATATCCCTCAAGATCCAGAGAGCTATGTACACCGTATCGGACGTACAGGACGTGCTGGTAAAATGGGTGCTGCTATGACATTTGTAACGCCAAGAGAAACTGGACAGTTACACAATATTGAGCGTACAACAAAACGTAAAATGGAGCGTCTTACTCCTCCAACGCTTGATGAAGCAATGGAAGGTCAACAGCGTATTGCAGCTGACAAATTAACAGAATCTGTGACACAAGGCAACTTATCTTACTACAAACAGTTGGCAGAAGAGTTACTTGAAGAGCACGATTCAGTTTCATTAGTGGCAGCAGCGATCAAATTATTTACAAAAGAACCAAACGAATCACCAATTCAATTAACTGCTGAACCACCAGTAATTGCAAAAGGTGATAAAAACAAACGTGGAAATGGCGGAGGTCGTTCACGTTCTAACTCTAAAAACTACTCACAGCAAAATCGTCGTGGAAACTCAAAGCGTTTTGGTGACAAGCGTCGCGGTGGAAGCAACGGCAGTGATAATAGAAATCGTAATAGCAGCAGTAATCGTAAAGATTCTCGCAGCAAAGCGTAA
- the uvsE gene encoding UV DNA damage repair endonuclease UvsE: MSTIVRLGYVAMSVHLENSSPSQTMTFAQFQRVKDHEAAIRKLERIAISNLENCLRLLKHNAWSEIEFFRFSSKLIPLANHEALKEWNYIAPLKDALQRISVFLKEHPMRVDFHPDHFVVLNSTDKEVFKHSIQTLRMHQKLLKGMDIPLQNRCVLHVGGAYNDKEKALEQFIHNWGLVPQSLQQMIMLENDDTTFHIKDVLYLCEKLNVPIIFDLHHHQANNDETPWQEHWDRITRTWEQETLPLKMHISSPKSDKEFRAHADYIDVHGFYSFLKEVNGTIPQIDCMIEAKKKDEALFQLVRDLKSYEDVEFINSSTFYIKS, from the coding sequence ATGTCGACCATTGTTCGGTTAGGTTATGTGGCGATGAGCGTTCATTTGGAAAATAGTTCTCCTTCTCAAACAATGACTTTTGCACAATTTCAGCGTGTGAAAGACCATGAAGCGGCCATTCGCAAGCTCGAACGTATTGCAATATCCAACTTAGAAAACTGCTTACGTTTATTAAAACATAATGCGTGGAGTGAAATTGAGTTTTTTCGATTCAGTTCTAAGTTAATTCCATTAGCTAACCATGAGGCGCTAAAAGAATGGAACTACATAGCTCCTTTAAAGGATGCTCTTCAGCGTATTTCTGTATTTTTGAAAGAACATCCAATGCGAGTAGATTTTCACCCGGATCATTTTGTTGTTTTAAACTCAACGGATAAAGAGGTTTTTAAGCATTCTATTCAAACTCTTCGCATGCATCAAAAGTTGCTGAAAGGAATGGATATTCCTCTTCAAAATCGCTGTGTTTTACATGTCGGAGGGGCTTATAATGATAAAGAAAAAGCATTGGAGCAGTTTATTCATAATTGGGGGCTTGTACCTCAATCCCTTCAGCAAATGATTATGTTAGAAAACGACGATACAACCTTTCATATAAAGGACGTCTTGTATTTATGTGAAAAACTAAATGTCCCAATCATTTTTGATCTTCATCATCATCAGGCAAACAACGATGAAACTCCATGGCAAGAGCATTGGGACCGTATCACTAGAACGTGGGAACAGGAAACGCTTCCTCTAAAAATGCATATATCTAGTCCTAAAAGTGATAAAGAATTTAGAGCCCATGCAGATTATATCGATGTTCATGGGTTTTACAGCTTTTTAAAAGAAGTAAATGGAACGATACCGCAAATTGATTGCATGATTGAAGCTAAGAAAAAAGATGAAGCGCTCTTTCAGTTAGTAAGAGACTTGAAGTCTTATGAAGATGTGGAATTTATTAACTCATCCACTTTTTATATTAAATCTTAA
- a CDS encoding rhomboid family intramembrane serine protease has translation MFVRTENAAEFKRFYPVTFTLICIHIALWLLAALPSNLAESFIHQLIGVNSLISQGDYWRLFTPIFLHLSFSHLLFNSFSLFLLGPGAERILSSYKFLLFYLTCGFLGNIVTFLTQSSFYSHVGASGAIFGLLGFYLYLVIKQKHMLSQSNQQIIVVFLIIGLLSGLLTPRTNNTAHFVGGIAGFLLAFLVFKQKNKPQI, from the coding sequence ATGTTCGTACGCACAGAAAATGCAGCTGAATTTAAACGTTTTTACCCTGTTACCTTCACGCTTATCTGCATCCACATTGCGCTATGGTTACTTGCCGCTCTTCCCTCAAACCTTGCAGAATCTTTTATACATCAGCTTATTGGTGTGAATAGCTTAATTTCTCAAGGAGACTACTGGCGACTTTTCACACCTATCTTTTTGCATCTAAGCTTTTCACACCTTCTTTTTAACTCATTTTCATTGTTCTTGTTAGGGCCAGGTGCTGAGCGTATTCTTTCTTCTTATAAGTTTCTTCTATTCTACCTTACGTGTGGATTTCTTGGAAATATCGTTACATTTCTAACCCAATCTTCTTTCTACAGCCATGTGGGTGCATCCGGTGCCATTTTCGGGCTGCTCGGGTTTTACCTCTACCTTGTAATAAAACAAAAGCATATGCTTTCTCAAAGTAACCAGCAAATCATTGTCGTCTTCTTAATTATTGGATTACTTTCAGGTCTGCTAACGCCAAGAACCAACAACACAGCTCATTTCGTTGGAGGTATTGCTGGATTTCTTCTCGCTTTTCTCGTGTTCAAACAGAAAAACAAGCCACAGATATGA
- the acpS gene encoding holo-ACP synthase: MIIGTGIDITELERIEKMVQRQSAFVTRILTKNEKERYEKLSSRRKVEFLAGRFAVKEAYSKALGTGIGKDFSFQDIEIVNDERGKPHIVTKQPLDASVHVSISHSAHYAIAQVIIERLSS, translated from the coding sequence ATGATTATAGGAACTGGAATTGATATTACAGAGTTAGAGCGGATTGAAAAAATGGTGCAGCGTCAAAGCGCTTTTGTTACTCGGATTTTAACAAAAAATGAAAAAGAACGCTATGAAAAGCTATCAAGCCGACGTAAGGTCGAATTTTTAGCAGGAAGATTTGCTGTGAAGGAAGCATATTCGAAAGCTCTTGGAACAGGAATAGGAAAAGATTTCAGCTTCCAAGATATCGAAATCGTGAATGATGAAAGAGGAAAGCCCCACATTGTTACAAAACAACCACTGGACGCGTCCGTACACGTATCTATTTCCCACAGTGCGCACTATGCAATTGCTCAAGTAATTATTGAACGCTTGTCAAGCTAG
- a CDS encoding LolA family protein: protein MFLLLRLAVNIRNKGVGEMHKKWIGLFVCAFFLLALSACGEKSQQDVTDALDAKVQEMAGYKSDAKMTLNTGKDAQVYDVEIWHSKPMYYRVNLKNTKKDQSQMILRNDEGVFVLTPALNKSFRFQSDWPQNSSQAYLYESLVQDIVKDEKASFKSTDKHYIFETKTNYQNSTMLPKQEITLNKSDLAPVSVKIMDTDNKVLIKVDFSKVKFDSKFDKGAFDTKRNMTSAKIDVPTLAQQKSFSVLYPKDVPKGTKLSKEKKIETENGERVVLMYKGEKPFTLVQEKAQVAKTTTSTVTAGEPFDLGFTVGALTDKSLSWTYNGVDFMLASDQLTPDELSTVARSVQSQMGK from the coding sequence ATGTTCTTGCTTCTCCGTTTAGCTGTGAATATACGAAATAAAGGAGTTGGGGAAATGCATAAAAAATGGATTGGCTTATTTGTTTGCGCCTTTTTTCTCTTAGCCTTATCAGCATGCGGTGAAAAAAGTCAGCAGGATGTAACAGATGCATTGGATGCCAAGGTACAAGAAATGGCGGGTTATAAATCAGATGCTAAGATGACATTAAATACAGGGAAAGATGCTCAAGTATATGATGTAGAGATTTGGCATAGTAAGCCTATGTATTATCGAGTGAATTTGAAAAATACAAAGAAAGATCAAAGCCAAATGATTTTGCGTAATGATGAAGGGGTTTTTGTTTTAACGCCTGCCTTAAATAAAAGCTTTCGTTTTCAAAGTGACTGGCCGCAAAATAGCAGTCAAGCTTATTTGTATGAATCCCTTGTCCAAGATATTGTGAAGGATGAAAAGGCAAGCTTTAAATCAACGGATAAGCATTATATTTTTGAAACAAAAACCAACTATCAAAATAGCACGATGCTTCCTAAACAAGAAATTACGCTGAACAAAAGTGACTTAGCGCCTGTTTCGGTTAAAATTATGGATACGGATAATAAAGTGTTAATAAAAGTTGATTTCTCTAAGGTCAAATTCGATTCTAAGTTTGATAAAGGGGCTTTTGATACAAAAAGAAATATGACAAGTGCAAAGATTGACGTTCCGACATTAGCTCAGCAGAAATCATTTAGCGTCCTTTATCCTAAGGATGTTCCAAAAGGTACAAAGCTGTCCAAGGAAAAGAAAATTGAGACAGAAAATGGCGAAAGAGTCGTTTTAATGTACAAAGGAGAAAAGCCGTTTACGCTTGTACAAGAAAAAGCGCAAGTAGCAAAAACAACGACATCTACAGTTACTGCCGGAGAGCCATTTGATTTAGGTTTTACTGTGGGAGCTTTAACGGATAAAAGTCTATCTTGGACATATAATGGAGTAGACTTTATGCTGGCTTCTGATCAGCTAACACCAGATGAATTGAGTACAGTTGCTAGATCTGTGCAAAGTCAGATGGGAAAATAA
- the alr gene encoding alanine racemase — MDAFYRETWAEIDVEAIFQNVNHVRELIPGHKTLMAVVKANAYGHGDKEVAEIALQAGADMLAVAFLDEAIALRKKGIKESILVLGAVPTLHIQTALEWDVTVTAYSKAWIEEAASILGENSQLHMHLKIDTGMGRLGVRTKEELHETMKIIASHSGFVLDGVFTHFATADELNSSYFEEQYTFFEEMVRIVKEYNFTPPMIHCANSAALLRRPKDIFNGVRLGIAMYGLSPSEELKEVLPIPLKQAFSLHSRIVHVKKVKKGSHISYGATYEAKEDEWIATIPVGYADGWIRKLSNFEVLVDGVKVPIVGRICMDQLMIKLPKMYKMGTKVTFIGKQKGAEITIDEVAKHLETINYEIPCMVAARVPRVYTRDSQHIDVNNYILR; from the coding sequence ATGGATGCATTTTATAGAGAAACATGGGCAGAAATTGATGTAGAAGCCATTTTTCAAAATGTGAATCATGTAAGAGAACTAATACCGGGGCATAAAACGTTAATGGCCGTAGTGAAGGCGAATGCGTACGGGCATGGAGATAAAGAAGTAGCAGAGATTGCGCTTCAAGCTGGTGCTGATATGCTAGCTGTAGCTTTTTTGGATGAAGCTATTGCTCTTCGGAAAAAAGGAATAAAGGAATCCATTTTAGTATTAGGCGCCGTGCCTACCCTACACATTCAAACTGCATTGGAGTGGGATGTAACGGTCACTGCTTATAGCAAAGCTTGGATTGAAGAAGCGGCGTCCATTCTAGGTGAAAACAGTCAGCTGCATATGCATTTAAAAATAGATACAGGCATGGGTCGCTTGGGAGTTAGAACAAAAGAAGAATTACACGAAACGATGAAGATCATCGCTTCTCATTCGGGATTCGTGCTGGATGGAGTGTTTACACACTTTGCAACAGCAGACGAGCTAAACTCGTCTTATTTTGAAGAACAATACACATTCTTTGAAGAAATGGTTCGAATTGTGAAAGAATATAATTTTACACCTCCGATGATTCACTGTGCAAATAGCGCAGCCTTGCTTCGTCGTCCGAAAGATATCTTTAATGGCGTACGCTTAGGTATCGCTATGTATGGTTTGAGTCCTTCTGAGGAATTAAAAGAAGTCTTGCCAATTCCGTTAAAACAAGCTTTTTCGCTGCACAGCCGTATTGTGCATGTTAAAAAAGTCAAAAAAGGGAGTCATATCAGTTACGGAGCTACTTATGAAGCTAAAGAAGATGAATGGATTGCTACTATTCCAGTAGGATACGCAGACGGCTGGATTCGTAAATTAAGCAATTTTGAAGTATTAGTAGATGGAGTTAAAGTGCCAATTGTTGGTAGAATCTGCATGGATCAATTGATGATTAAATTACCTAAAATGTATAAAATGGGTACAAAAGTAACATTTATTGGAAAACAAAAAGGTGCTGAAATTACAATTGATGAAGTAGCGAAGCATCTTGAAACAATTAATTATGAAATCCCTTGCATGGTTGCAGCAAGGGTTCCGAGGGTTTATACAAGAGATTCGCAGCATATTGATGTTAATAATTATATCTTGCGCTGA
- a CDS encoding CopG family ribbon-helix-helix protein produces MSEASATTEILVRLPKNLVSELDLMVKQENGNRSDFIHQATKLYLRERKKRHIRESMRRGYMEMAKINLNIASEAFLAEYEADHTVDRLVSGG; encoded by the coding sequence GTGTCTGAAGCGAGCGCAACTACAGAAATCCTAGTAAGATTACCGAAAAATTTAGTATCGGAGCTCGATCTTATGGTTAAACAAGAAAATGGCAACCGAAGTGATTTTATTCACCAAGCAACAAAATTGTACCTTCGTGAGCGAAAAAAACGCCATATTCGCGAATCAATGAGACGTGGATATATGGAGATGGCAAAGATAAACTTAAATATTGCTTCCGAGGCTTTTCTAGCAGAGTATGAAGCTGATCATACTGTGGATCGTTTAGTAAGCGGGGGGTAA
- the ndoA gene encoding type II toxin-antitoxin system endoribonuclease NdoA produces MVVKRGDVYFADLSPVVGSEQGGVRPVLVIQNDIGNRFSPTVIVAAITAQIQKAKLPTHVEIDAKRYGFERDSVILLEQIRTIDKQRLTDKITHLDDEMMDRVDEALQISVGLIDF; encoded by the coding sequence TTGGTAGTCAAACGTGGCGACGTTTATTTTGCTGACCTATCTCCTGTTGTTGGCTCAGAACAAGGAGGCGTTCGCCCTGTACTTGTCATTCAAAATGATATAGGCAATCGTTTTAGCCCAACTGTTATTGTAGCTGCGATCACTGCTCAAATTCAAAAGGCAAAGTTACCTACGCATGTTGAAATTGATGCAAAGCGCTATGGATTTGAGCGAGATTCAGTTATTTTACTAGAACAAATTCGTACTATTGATAAACAGAGGCTAACAGACAAGATTACCCATTTAGATGATGAAATGATGGACAGAGTGGATGAAGCCTTGCAAATCAGTGTAGGACTTATCGACTTTTAG
- a CDS encoding RsbT co-antagonist protein RsbRA — protein MNQDLFNYIQNHKSEIFDRWLVLMNDVETERIKNIVSEQVYVNVSSDFVNLLLAKAFREQENFAEELEEVVGRVVSLGWPLAYLTQGVRNLGHVVVEGYVNSEHVKADQTHSELFYRFDKWLSPIYNKIVEQYSNSWENTVMLQKVALQELSAPLIPVFDKITVMPLVGTIDTDRAKKIMENLLQGVVKHRSEVVLIDITGVPVVDTMVAHHMIQAAEAVRLVGAKCLLVGIRPEIAQTIVNLGINLNEIITKNSLKKGVEFALEMTERKIVDIESEE, from the coding sequence ATGAATCAAGATTTATTCAATTATATACAAAATCATAAATCAGAAATTTTTGATCGATGGCTAGTGTTAATGAATGATGTGGAAACAGAGCGGATTAAAAACATTGTATCTGAGCAAGTGTACGTAAATGTAAGCTCTGATTTTGTAAATTTACTTTTGGCAAAAGCATTCCGTGAACAGGAAAATTTTGCAGAGGAACTAGAGGAAGTAGTAGGACGAGTTGTGAGTTTAGGATGGCCTCTTGCTTATTTGACACAGGGTGTACGTAACTTGGGTCACGTAGTGGTTGAAGGGTATGTAAACAGTGAACATGTAAAGGCTGACCAAACTCATTCTGAATTATTCTATCGGTTTGACAAGTGGTTAAGCCCTATTTATAACAAAATAGTAGAACAATACTCCAACTCGTGGGAAAATACAGTTATGTTACAAAAAGTGGCACTTCAAGAATTGTCTGCTCCATTAATACCGGTATTTGATAAAATTACCGTAATGCCGCTTGTAGGGACAATTGACACTGATCGCGCAAAGAAAATTATGGAAAACTTACTGCAAGGTGTCGTAAAGCACCGATCAGAGGTCGTATTAATAGATATTACCGGAGTACCAGTAGTGGATACGATGGTGGCCCATCATATGATTCAAGCTGCTGAAGCCGTACGTTTGGTTGGAGCCAAGTGTTTGTTAGTAGGAATTCGTCCGGAAATTGCTCAGACTATTGTGAACTTAGGTATTAACTTAAATGAAATTATTACGAAAAACTCATTAAAAAAAGGCGTAGAGTTTGCGTTAGAAATGACTGAGCGGAAAATAGTTGATATAGAATCGGAGGAATAA
- a CDS encoding STAS domain-containing protein — MRIPILKLYDYLLVSIQWELDDQTAIQFQEDLLSKIHQTGAKGVVIDLTSIDMIDSFIAKVLGDVVSMSNLMGARVVLTGIQPAVAITLVELGIGLNDVLTALDLEKGLEKLQSELGD; from the coding sequence GTGAGAATACCCATTTTGAAATTGTACGACTATTTATTGGTATCCATTCAATGGGAGCTGGATGATCAAACGGCTATTCAATTCCAAGAAGATTTGCTAAGTAAAATTCATCAAACTGGAGCAAAAGGAGTGGTAATCGATTTAACTTCAATTGATATGATCGATTCATTCATCGCAAAAGTTTTAGGTGACGTGGTTAGCATGTCTAATTTGATGGGGGCTAGAGTAGTATTAACAGGTATCCAGCCTGCAGTAGCTATTACACTTGTTGAGTTAGGGATTGGCCTAAATGATGTTCTTACTGCACTCGATTTAGAAAAAGGTCTTGAGAAACTCCAATCGGAATTGGGGGATTAG
- a CDS encoding anti-sigma regulatory factor, with product MEFQSSVKIVTEWDIVAARQLGRNVSKELGFGTVDQARITTAISELARNIYLYAGKGQIYIEKLNRGGKNGLLVVATDEGPGIPDVRKVMEDGYSTSGGLGAGLPGVKRLMDEFDIETNVGEGTEIKAVKWLR from the coding sequence ATGGAATTCCAATCCAGCGTAAAAATCGTAACAGAATGGGACATCGTAGCGGCACGCCAATTAGGTAGAAATGTGTCGAAAGAGCTAGGGTTTGGAACAGTTGACCAAGCTCGTATTACAACCGCCATTTCTGAATTAGCTCGTAATATTTACCTATATGCGGGTAAGGGTCAAATCTATATTGAGAAATTAAATCGTGGAGGAAAAAACGGTCTTCTTGTCGTAGCAACAGATGAAGGGCCAGGTATCCCCGACGTTCGCAAAGTAATGGAAGATGGATACTCAACATCGGGTGGACTAGGAGCTGGGCTTCCTGGGGTAAAACGATTGATGGATGAGTTTGACATCGAAACAAATGTCGGAGAAGGTACTGAGATTAAAGCAGTTAAGTGGCTCCGGTAG